The DNA sequence TGCTGCTGCAAAGTTTATGCCTGATGATCCTTAGTGCTGGCATTGCCAAAATGGCCGGGTTTGATCGCGGGCTTTCGGCCGCATTTAAAAACAGTGTCGTATTGAACAACTCCGGGAATTTTGGATTGCCGGTCAGCCAGCTTGTTTTTCAGAACAATCCGCTTGGGCTGTCTATTCAGGTTGTGGTCGTTATTTTTCAAAATCTCCTCACGTATACATATGGCATCATGAACTCGGTCTCGGTTAATGCTAACGGTACAAAAGCTTTGCGGGAGTTCTTAAAGAATCCGATCTTCTATGCGTTACTGCTTGGTTTGTTGTGTAATGCATTGGCAATTACCGTGCCGACATTTTTATGGAAACCGATTGAGAATAGTGCTAATGCTTTCCTTGCGATTGCACTCATCACGCTTGGCGCACAAAGCGCATATCTGAAGATCAAGCACTTTTCACTGCCGCTTGTGTTAAGTCTTATTGGACGGCTGCTGCTATCGCCGACCGTTGCTCTTCTCATTATCTTATCGCTTGGACTTGATGGCACATTAGCCCAAGCACTTCTGATTGCCAGCTCGTTTCCTACATCAAGAAATAGTGCGCTGTTTGCACTGGAGTATAACAATCATCCTGAATATGCAGCGCAAGCGGTGCTCCTGTCTACGCTGTGCAGCAGTGTAACCGTAACCGTTGTTGTGTATGCATCCAAGCTTTTGTTTTAGGGGGCTGACTCAAAAGAGTGTGAGTTTGGCCCTTTTTTGTGTACATGGTTGAATAAAGATGCCGCTGGTTCGTTTGGTAGGTACGGCAGTGTGGTATGTCTTTACATGTACAGCCTGAGTTCGCTTCGTTTGTATGAATTACATATGCGAGTCTACTACCTTTAACAGAGCGGAGGAATAAAACATGAATAAAGACCAACAGCCAAAGCCTATTAATGAACACAGCAAGGATGAGCAGCTAGAGGAGTACCGCGTAGACAATAACGGAAAAAAGCTTACAACAAATCAAGGTGTACGTGTATCTGATACGGAACATTCCCTAAAAGCGGGCGAGCGCGGACCTACATTGATGGAGGACTTCCATTTTCGGGAGAAGATGACTCATTTTGACCATGAGCGGATTCCTGAGCGCGTGGTGCACGCCAGAGGATACGGAGCCCACGGGTATTTCGAGGTGTATGAATCAATGGCGGAGTACACCCGAGCGAAATTCTTACAGGACCCGTCTGTGAAGACGCCGGTATTCGTTCGTTTTTCTACCGTGGCAGGTTCTCGAGGTTCCGGTGATACGGTGCGGGATGTGAGGGGATTTGCGACCAAGTTCTACACGGAAGAAGGCAACTATGATTTAGTGGGAAACAATATTCCGATCTTCTTCATTCAAGATGCGATTAAGTTTCCAGATTTGGTACACTCCTTTAAGCCAGAGCCGCATAATGAAATGCCGCAAGCATCTACAGCCCACGATACATTCTGGGACTTCGTTGCCAATAATACAGAGACCGCTCATATGATTATGTGGGCGATGTCTGATCGGGCGATCCCGCGAAGCTATCGGATGATGGAGGGATTCGGCGTTCATACTTTCCGTCTCGTCAATGCGCAGGGCAGAGCGCGGTTCGTCAAATTCCACTGGAAACCAGTTCTTGGCGTCCATTCTCTTGTGTGGGATGAGGCACAAAAATTGGCCGGAAAGGACCCTGATTTCCATCGTCGCGATCTTTGGGAAGCGATTGAAATGGGGAATTATCCGGAATATGAGCTTGGTGTTCAGATGATTGAAGAAGAGGATGAATTCAAATTTGACTTTGATATTCTAGACCCGACAAAACTGTGGCCAGAAGAATTGGTGCCGGTTAAAATCATCGGAAAAATGACGTTAAACCGCAATCAAGATAATGTGTTTGCGGAGACGGAGCAGGTGGCGTTCCATCCGGGGAATGTTGTACCGGGAATTGATTTTACCAACGACCCGCTGCTGCAGGGACGGCTCTTCTCTTACACGGACACCCAACTGATTCGTCTGGGTGGCCCAAACCATCATGAGCTTCCGATTAATAGACCTGTATGTCCGTTCCATAATAATCAGTATGATGGCTACCATCGCATGACGATTAATCGCGGGCCTGTCGCCTATCATAAGAATTCGCTGCAGGGAAATTATCCAGAGCCTGCATCAGAAGAAGAGGGCGGTTATGTCCATTACCAGGAGAAGGTGGAAGGTCGGAAAATTCGTCAACGGAGTGAGAGTTTTAAGGACCATTACTCACAGGCGACGCTGTTCTGGAATAGCATGACGGAAGTAGAAAAGCAGCACATCATCAAAGCCTTCCGCTTTGAGGTAGGAAAAGTGAAAAATAAGGATGTACAGCAGCAGGTAGTAGACATGTTCAGCAATGTAGATCCTTATCTGGCAGAGCAAATCGCTATTGGTGTCGGAGCCAAAGCGCCGGCGGGAGCACAAGGAACGGGAGTGACTGCCTCTTCTCCGGCTTTAAGCCAAGAGAATACGGTGAAGGTTCCGCAAACAAGAAAGGTTGCTCTTTTGGCTGAGAATGGCTTTAATGATGCGGATGTAGCACAGGTTATGGAGGCGCTGCAAAAGGTTGGAGTAACCGCAGAGATCATCAGCAATCATTTAGGTACAATCACGGGTACGAGCGGTCAGCAGCTTGAAGTAACCCACACGTTTCTAACGAGTGATTCTGTCTTGTTTGACGCTGTGTATGTAGCTGGGGGACAGCAAAGTGTTAAGATATTAAAAGGGCAGAAAGAAGCGGTGAAATTCATCGACGAAGCCTTCGGTCATTATAAGGCGATAGGCGCTTCTAATGAAGGGGTGGAACTGCTTGCCGCCGCAGGCATCGAGCCTACAGCCCAGGAGCCTGGAGTAGTAATAGGAGCAGGGCAGGAGGCAGGTTCCTTCCATGAGAAGTTGATTGAGGCGATTACGCAGCATCGTCATTGGGCGAGAGCGGTATAGGTATTTTACTAGCTCGATAGAAAAGCCTGAAATGCAGCTACTTTGGCTGAATTTCAGGCTTTTCGCTGTTTCTATAGTATAATGTAGGTGCAATATCGTAGTGGTGTGGAGGCTTGTATATGGAGGATCGAGATTGGGTTATTTTAAAGGTTTTATATGAGGAGAAGAATATTACGAAAGCAGCGCAGCGATTATTCATGTCACAGCCGTCGTTAACGAAGCAATTGCGGCAAATAGAAGAAGAGTTTGCTCTGCAAATTGTGAAGCGAGGCAGAAGAGGGGTTCACTTTACACCCCAGGGAGAATACTTGGCAAGGTGTGCAAACGATATGACGCAGAAGCTGCGCGAAATCGCCGAGGCGGTTAGGGCAATGGAAAATGATGTGGCAGGTACCCTGCGACTGGGTGTATCCAATTATTTTACAAGGTATAAGCTGCCGAGGCTGTTAAAGCTTTTTCAAGATCAATATCCCCGTGTAGAGTTTAAAGTGAATACGGGCTGGAGCCGTGAGATGGGTGCTCTGGTTGCAAATCATGAGGTGCATGTTGGATTTGTCCGGGGCGAGTACAAGTGGTCAGGTGAGAAGCTTCTATTATTTACGGATATGCTGTGCATTGCATCGAGACATCCGATTGATAAGAATGCTCT is a window from the Aneurinibacillus sp. REN35 genome containing:
- a CDS encoding AEC family transporter, with protein sequence MDVLFPIVVNVIVPVFSLIVLGGFLHRKFHFDMNTLSKLTTYFLFPAVSFVNIYQSNMGGDIIGSIIGFLLLQSLCLMILSAGIAKMAGFDRGLSAAFKNSVVLNNSGNFGLPVSQLVFQNNPLGLSIQVVVVIFQNLLTYTYGIMNSVSVNANGTKALREFLKNPIFYALLLGLLCNALAITVPTFLWKPIENSANAFLAIALITLGAQSAYLKIKHFSLPLVLSLIGRLLLSPTVALLIILSLGLDGTLAQALLIASSFPTSRNSALFALEYNNHPEYAAQAVLLSTLCSSVTVTVVVYASKLLF
- a CDS encoding catalase, producing the protein MNKDQQPKPINEHSKDEQLEEYRVDNNGKKLTTNQGVRVSDTEHSLKAGERGPTLMEDFHFREKMTHFDHERIPERVVHARGYGAHGYFEVYESMAEYTRAKFLQDPSVKTPVFVRFSTVAGSRGSGDTVRDVRGFATKFYTEEGNYDLVGNNIPIFFIQDAIKFPDLVHSFKPEPHNEMPQASTAHDTFWDFVANNTETAHMIMWAMSDRAIPRSYRMMEGFGVHTFRLVNAQGRARFVKFHWKPVLGVHSLVWDEAQKLAGKDPDFHRRDLWEAIEMGNYPEYELGVQMIEEEDEFKFDFDILDPTKLWPEELVPVKIIGKMTLNRNQDNVFAETEQVAFHPGNVVPGIDFTNDPLLQGRLFSYTDTQLIRLGGPNHHELPINRPVCPFHNNQYDGYHRMTINRGPVAYHKNSLQGNYPEPASEEEGGYVHYQEKVEGRKIRQRSESFKDHYSQATLFWNSMTEVEKQHIIKAFRFEVGKVKNKDVQQQVVDMFSNVDPYLAEQIAIGVGAKAPAGAQGTGVTASSPALSQENTVKVPQTRKVALLAENGFNDADVAQVMEALQKVGVTAEIISNHLGTITGTSGQQLEVTHTFLTSDSVLFDAVYVAGGQQSVKILKGQKEAVKFIDEAFGHYKAIGASNEGVELLAAAGIEPTAQEPGVVIGAGQEAGSFHEKLIEAITQHRHWARAV
- a CDS encoding LysR family transcriptional regulator; translation: MEDRDWVILKVLYEEKNITKAAQRLFMSQPSLTKQLRQIEEEFALQIVKRGRRGVHFTPQGEYLARCANDMTQKLREIAEAVRAMENDVAGTLRLGVSNYFTRYKLPRLLKLFQDQYPRVEFKVNTGWSREMGALVANHEVHVGFVRGEYKWSGEKLLLFTDMLCIASRHPIDKNALPQLPRIDYKTEYGFKTIMDHWWMENYTEPPSIVMEVDQVETCKEMVRHGLGYAIMPRLMLEDAEDIHTIDIMIKKGQPVLRKTWMLYHKESLDTNVVRAFIQFMEELHGQNAI